Sequence from the Bombus pyrosoma isolate SC7728 linkage group LG3, ASM1482585v1, whole genome shotgun sequence genome:
AAATGATTCTCTCAGGAATAGTACAACTTCTGAATACAATGAAGAGAACGATGGAATTGATAGCAAAGGGAACAATAGTATGAATTTTGATACACTCCCTAAAAGTCCAAATGGCACAAGTACAGTGATGAATCATACAACAAAGGAGACTGAGATAGATACACTCATTCAAACAAGTTTACTAAATAAAACCGAGCCTTTAATTAAGTTTGATGAATCTATAGTTACTGAAATGCAAACAAatcaaaatgaagatataagtaagcaaaataatataaatagtttgGAATTacaaatagtaaataatatacaaaacagAAAACCAGTTAATACTGGAAACAGTTTTGGAAAAACTGTATACTtcgaagaaattattgttgatggaaaaagagagaatattaatgatatacgtAATACTGATACCTTTTTACAAGATTTACCATCTTTAGATAAAAAATCACATTCTATACTTAGCGATCTCCCACcattaaatggtaaaaaaaCTAATATTAATGATTTGAAGGAATTGATGGATATTGGGCTTGGTATGTTGTTGCTTATCTTTggaacatatttttcataatctttgtatcataaacataatattttcaggAACTGATGGTATAGATAATTATGAAGAAGATTTTGTTTCATCTGCGTCTGGTAGTGCTTATGATCAAAGTCCTTCGAAGGATCCTGAAAAATCAGATAGtccaataaaattacaaacgaaaaaacaagataaaattcaCAGTACTAATAGCGAGGACATAagtgaagaaattgaagatataaatgatatacTAAGCAGCACATCATGtgtaagtaaattttatatgaatttagaTGCATTTTTTGATAcataattttccatataaagatgatatttttatatatatatatattttttttgaGTATTGCATGTAT
This genomic interval carries:
- the LOC122566241 gene encoding centrosomal protein 43-like → MIDGNISMEEDTELRDLVVQTLENNGVLAKVRAELRASVFLALEEQESVMNPEPLLNKTVKQYLANSEGKLLFSLVREFLEYFGLDYTISVYDPETYFGKEYNYVGRNKLCEELGIESNEPLLGEILKNSMNSAFNNTQKNETDSKFSTTETTTNIANATFEISIPKVLNNETTSLSNDNDVSDKLESISQQSPKLPINVTITDKKNKETSVHVSIDDLKCEMQNDSLRNSTTSEYNEENDGIDSKGNNSMNFDTLPKSPNGTSTVMNHTTKETEIDTLIQTSLLNKTEPLIKFDESIVTEMQTNQNEDISKQNNINSLELQIVNNIQNRKPVNTGNSFGKTVYFEEIIVDGKRENINDIRNTDTFLQDLPSLDKKSHSILSDLPPLNGKKTNINDLKELMDIGLGTDGIDNYEEDFVSSASGSAYDQSPSKDPEKSDSPIKLQTKKQDKIHSTNSEDISEEIEDINDILSSTSCLEDINMDKNMSNFATGITTNCAKEL